A window of Bombus huntii isolate Logan2020A chromosome 12, iyBomHunt1.1, whole genome shotgun sequence genomic DNA:
tttttaattcttttcgcattttacttcatttatttataaaagtgTACATTCTTTGTAATTgtaaatgaaacaaatttaattgTTATTATCGTCGTGTACTTTTCTTTCTAACATATTTACCCGATacatattatgaatattattatttccaaAACCGTTGTTAGTTAAGTTTTTGTTTAAGTTTTGTTTGATTCGTAAAAAGTTTACAGacaatacattttttttctgACGCTATCTGCTTAGCCGACTACGATTATGTTCGATTTGTCCTTTTctgttttcatttctttttttaacatttgtGTAACGTGTTTTTACTAGtgcaacaaaattttattttgtaactGATTTTACAATATGACAAATTTTATACGTAATATATTCCGAAAATTTtctgtaaatataataaatagaagaaatgaaaaaattacaaatactTCGAGTAGATAACGACGTGGTGCAAAAAATGGACTTACAAATAGGTAATAACATCATTGGCCGAAATGTTGAAACTGGAGTAAGTATGTTAATTATgcaaaggaaaaatataataaaataatcttgaattatttttgaatTGTCGATTatctattttaaaattgtagATGTATTATGTacttatatcttatatatatgtacacattCTTATGTATGCGTGATGAGTATGTTTCATTGCGGGAAAGctttttttcatatattccTTCCACATTTAAAAACGTTTGCACCCTTTCAATCTAAAACTACTGTGAATTGTGAAAATTTAGTGTGCATAATTTGTATTTCAGTGTGATGATGatcgaattataaaatatgccgcaataataaatttaacatcTGACAATGAAATGACAATAACACCGGTAAGAAGGAATTCGTGATTATTTGTAATGCTGTAGATATATCAAATGCACCATTTATTAGTGCCCTATAGGAATTATTTTCTAGTATCAGGTTGCACCATGTTATATGAAGTCTATCGAATCGTCGCGATGGCAACTTCTTAAATTGGGAGTTACAGTACCGGTAAAACCTGGAGATGTTTGTACTCTGGTACCGGATAAATGTTGGTTTAAAATTATATCAGTACCtgataaaatggaaaataatgAGGACTATACGTTAAAACgaaaagtattaaattaatGTCTTAAATGAtagtgaaattaattttctgaCATTTCTTAATAATTCCATTATAGGTTAATGAAGATGTAGATTCTAATACTGTACGTGATAAAAGACTCTGTTCAGGAGAAGGAGATAATTCACGTTCTTCATGCAATGCATTGCATAAAATACTAAATAACGATcatgatgaaaataaaataaatgttgaAGAAAGTGTTATAAACGAAGATAATTTAATGTATAATAACAATGAAAGTAAAACACAAGATGCAAATTCTACATTAATATGTGATCATCACAATATAGATCAGTCATCTGCTATTGAGAGATCTGCTTATAAAGTTCAAAATATGAATAAAGAGAATAGTGAATCTTATGTACATGAAAAGACTTTAAGCCTTAAAGAAAATTCAGATTTACCTTCTATAAGCGAAGACAATGAAAAAGTGATGGTAAAAGTTATACAATCCCCTGTTTCAAAAAATGTACACAGATCAAAAATATCTGCTAATGCAACAGGAAATGTTTTCAGAAGAGACAAATGCAAATATGGAGAGGAGTGTTATAGGTAATTTTAtatgttctttttttcttattataaagtatttcatGAAAAAATCCTTTGGCAGGAAAAATTCACAGCATAGAGATAAATTTTGCCATCCTGAAGATTCTGATTATGATATACCTGATGATAGAGAAGAATGTCCCTATGGCACTCGATGCTATCGTAAAAACCCTCAGCATAAAATGAAGTTCAAACATATTGGTACAAATATTGCAAATAATAAGCGTAAGAAGCAGAATTCTAAACGAACACAGATACAAAAATCTTTGGATGCTATAAGTGGAATGGAGGATTCATCCGTAGAGGAGTCTGCTGAGGAATCTATTGATGAGTCTGAGTATGAGCCTTCTAGCAATGATGAAAGTTCAGATGATGATGAAATGTACTctgataaaaattgaaagtgAGCTATATATAAAgtctttatatttatataataatatacgttaatataagaaaaatgagaatatggaaataatatattttacaaatatttttacaatgtTAAAGTTGATAACTAAGTAACATGATACAAACATTAtctcatttatatttataaatgtataaaaacaatattgaATAAACtacttaaaaataattatggAATATTTGTGATTATCTTCAAAGTTgatgtttttttcttttttttctcttttttttttcttcttttttttcttcttttttttcttctttttttttcttctttttttttcttctttttttttttcttttttttaagttttttAATAGGCATGATAACTTTCATCACTGTCTGCATATTCTTCATTAACTAGATCCACAAGTATGTGTTTTGGTATTTCTGAACCTCTTATTTTAACCGTATAGCaaacattttctattttatggAGGTTTTGTTCAAGTGTGCAAAGCTTTCTATTCACTAACCTATTTGAAGCATTTGTACAACCAAGAAAACATGTATACATATCTCTAACAAAATTGCATGTTTGGTAACAACTAGCTCTGTCTCCTGTTGCCAAGTTATTGATGCACAGACGCATTAGTTCTCCAGTCAGATCTGCAATGCCCAAGATATATTCATATGGACTGACTAAAACCTGTATGGTTTTAACATTACTAATCTCAGGAATTTTATAAGTAAgtgttttttctatttctaacCAACTTTTCATATTATCACATTTTAGATACTGATAAAATGTAACAGCTTCTATATATTCTTCCAAACCATTACGATAAGCTTTAAGATAGAGGTATGGATCTTGACCTTCTAATTCATGTGCAATAGATTTAAAAAGGGATCTCGCAACTTTTTGCAATCTCTTATCAGCTTCAAGTAGCACACTTTCCTGTTTGCCTTTTTTATCTATGGTgtgcaaaagaaaaattattcttttactttctaTAGTAATATCTCTGCCAAATTTTACAATCCTTTCAAAACGATCATGTTTGCTATCTAATTCAGTCGCATATGCTCGAAActgttgtaaaatttcaatgCTTTGATCTGTAATATCCATGATCTCTTTTCTCTTATAATCGATGTTAATCTTCTTAGTACAGCAATGTCCATGATTTTCTCCACCTTCTTCGTCTAAtcataaaataagaaaattaaaattttaatattctttgttAAAATTGCCGGTATGTTTGGTTTAATGAAGTACATTCTGATTTAAAATCGCATCACACGGATTTAGTAAatattaggtcatcccataagttcgtgccgtttTCAACTTTGACACCATtcccattttttttaaacacctatgaattgttgtcttaggtattttcagaacatttgacatctcttgaactgtcaaacttcgtgatttttcaacaagatcGCGAATTTTGTCTTTGTCTGTCTGAGGAGGACGCCCGGAGCGTTCCTCGtcttctaaacagaaattcccagctcTAAAACGTTGGAACCACTTCCTACAGGTGCGAGATGAAAGCGCATTTTCTCCGTAAACAGCACATATGTTTTTCGTGGCAATTGTTACAGAACTTCCTTTccgaaattcatataacatgAGATGTCGAAAATGGATACGCATTTCAGTCatgattttttactgttagaaGTCACTGTGTTCACTATATTACGATCTTATACCCACGAAAATCTGCTCTAGTTTATAAATCGACACATGAAATGTATACACAAAAGTCGGTacgaacttatgggatgacataatattataaacaaaaGTGATTTATAAGAAACTGATAACATGAATGATACAAAGtagtttttaaaatattttataatttcattaatatacCTTTGATTTGTgacataattttaaatactgATTTTTACTGATActgttctttatttatatatgtaataacaATGGCATTAAGTACAAGATAGATCTGACATTCAGTGCTTTTTCGTGTTCCACGTTTTGGGAGTCACCTAACCTTAGTCGATGAGTCACCTACCCAGAGATGTTCAACTGTCCCGCAATATTCAATGATGGGTGCAATTAATGTATTTGTTGCctaaggaaaaaaaagaagaattttgggaaaatatataataaaagattatatatgtatatatgtatgtacaaaaTGTGTACAGATTGCAATATGCAACAGGCTTTGGACTGGCAGGTTGCACACTTCTTAGGttatatcatttttcaaaTAGCAGTATTCGGAAATGTTAATATTTCTATCGCTTTTTATATAGTAATATTTTAGAACATTAATATTTGGAAAACGTGATTCCAATTACGTCATAAATTAATACTATTTTTCGATAAGATATATCTATGTATACTACTACAAAATCTTGTACtttactataatataatacataatttattaGAAAGAATTGAATAACTTGCGTAAGAAGGTAAAATCCtttcatgaattataaatttctgtattaaaataaatgtcgAGAAAATGCAGTATTAGGGTACTAATAGAACATAATACGTACCTGAGTAATTTGCGCTCTGGTGACAGAATTAGGAATTAAACTTTGAAATCCATTTCGCGCGTTGTCATACTGAAAGGAGGAAGTAACTGAGGAGTGTTCGTTATAAATGTGGAAAATTTAATACATATCGACATATCATTACTTCAAAATGGTAAGAATCCTACTTTGAATCGTTTTATATGCACAGGTATTAACATATTGCGGACACGTCACGTTCGTAAAAATTCTTGTGCTTATTCTAATACTTGAGGCCGGTTAcgaaaatttttgtatttttatcgttGTGATTTAGAGAGAGACAATTAACTATACCCTTAATATAGCTAGTAATAAAACGACTAGTCTACAATATGCTAACACAATTAATAGCGATTTATCGTATTtccatataaataaatggatatcgaaataaatttcaagaaaatccGGCTAATAACCGGTTACTAATAAAACGTGATACGTTCCTGAACCAAGCGCACTTTTGTGGTCaattgtgaaataaaaatttgaaattacacCATTTCGCGCGGCGTCATCTTGAAAAGGGAAGCAACTGTCGAGAGCTCGTcataaatgtgaaaaatttaatatacaacaCCAAGTCATTGCTTCGAAATGGTGAGAATCTTAATTtggtttattttttattcataatCTAATACGATTTATAGCAATTTGTCGTTTTTCTATATGAATGTGAATAGACAGTTGCTAGTTTCCGATCGAAGTCACTGTATACATACACTGAGAAGCACAAGTCACGTATTGTTGAAGTgaaattgtttttcttttcactCCCCTTAATTTTGTTCATtctcctcttttctctttcctaTCTTTTTGCTTTCTTTCCCCTTTTTGTCATACATTCAACTATAATCATTAACGAAAAGTTTGATAATCGTTCGATTTTAcggtaataataatttcgttttcttttattttaattttcttcgtataaattacatatattagcTCCTGTGTGTTTACAATCTCCGCGTTGTGTTTCAGTCTAACGTATTATTGTTTTTTCACTTCGCACGTAATATCAAATCGTTGAAAACATATCCTTTTCAAGAATTTGACAACTCTTGTTCATGCACGCTCGATTTGTCTCCCCACTCTCCGCCAACCGAACTTTGTCGGGTAAATCGTGGCGCGGTGTCATTCTACCGACGAAAATCGGAGCGATTAGATGTGTGTATAACTCCGTGACTAGTGTTCCTTTCCTACTCTGTAGTACGTATTTACACGCgtagttattattttaccGCCCAAACTCACGCTACTGTTAACTTCGTCTAATTAATGTacgtttttatttaataatttattataatttaatgaaGATTTTACATCTAGAATTTACAATTTCTGTAgtaattaaactttattcgaattttaattcactttgttattaaaatttcaaatttggCTAGAGTTTGGagttgttttatttttcattatatcaAACTTCCTAACaatcaaaaatatgtttttaagaacaaattatatttcatatagtCTTTTCATATTCATTTTTGAATTTGCatattgatttaaaatatacatatagagaTACTAAAGTTCAATCCTGCCGTACAGAAATGTATTGAATTTTATGTGCAAGAAGAAATTTCGCGACAGGCAAATTTTAGTGTCAAAGCAACAAGTTTTGAATACTGTTTGCATACTTTCGAAAATGTGCTTTCACGAAGGGATTGCCTGAGGTTgtttgtattaatatttaactttcagcaagtattaaataaatttcttattcaGTGTCAGTTTGTCTTTTTTGTAAtgtaatttcaataatttatagTGTCAATTATTTGAACGAATTTTTTGATTTGAACTTTTAAATTAGTTTTCTAGTTAGAGTTGCGTTGACGAATGATCGCGTTTTTTAAAGTAGTGTTGCGCCTATATTATGCCCAATCTTCTTCCACTGAACCGTGGAAGCACGTTTCTGTTCCTGGATCATCTGACGCAGCTTCGTCACTAGCCATCTATATGGTTACATTGGATCGCTATTACTTTATTAGTGTTGCGAACATATTGATCTGAGTGCAtagattaataattattagtgTTGCGTAAATAATTCACACGGgaattttctatcttttctttttgtttttttctatcaataataaagattaattaatattaacaaaatGATAATGTGGTCATCGTGATTTGCTTTGAGAATTTCCTATTTAATGgctacatatatgtattaaattaTAGTTGTGAAATAGAATGAATATTCTATTCACGGGTTGTCCGATTACTCTGAGTGGATATTTTGATCATCTACTagtgtaaaattaaaattgcaacAGCACTCGCGTTCTAGAAATTTTATGACAATTTTCAATTCCCACTATTCACTATAGCATTACATATAACGAATAAAGATACAATTCTCGGTAAAATGGCAAATATAGTGCTGTCTTTCTGTTGGATTATTCGAACAGAGATAAGCATCAAATTGGGCGTATCGCGAAGCATAAAGATTATGCGAAAGATAATACTAgtaagataaaattaaaaattataatgaaattttaacaatttaaaattacttttctttttttttttactttaatcAGTACCAACTTCTGGCAAATATCAACCAGGAGAGATTTATTATGATTTCAATTGTATTTTGcataatttgtattaattatttatttttttacagaGGTATAAAGGTAAATTGTTTTTAAAACGTTAAGGTAATCGAAAGCGTGAAATTTTCTAGCGAAAGCTTGCTTTTGTTGGTTTTTGTATCTAAAAGTATAATACTTATATCCACTCTCGGATTTCACATGGAAGAATAGGCTATTGAGATTCTCGTTCGAAAATCTTTAGTTACGAGGGTGTTGGAAGGAACGTTACGAGAAATTATATGCTCGATCGAAGAGATTTCTACCGTAAGTAACCTGCTTGACTAGGTCAGTCCGATATATTTAGCCGTGATAAAAGACACAAAGATTGCAACgtgaaacagagaaaacagaTAGAAGAAGATTCTCATTAGGTATCTGAGTTTCTCGCGTCTTGAAACAAAGATTATCTGGAAACGGGGCCACAATAAATCGCGTCCTTTCCTTGACCTAAATTTCAACAGCAACCGAGCAGAGTTTATGCGATCACCTTTTGGTCTGTTTCGAAGATATACGTTCTCGAGCTTTGTTCTCGACTACTATACGAGATAGCGCCATTCCCTTTTTGCAGAGTGCATTTAACGTCCATGGGTGCATTAAATCTCTTGCGGAAATAGTCCAGGGCTCGATCCGAATCCAATGACTTCTTCCTTTTAGTTTGCGAGTATTTTACGTAAAAATCTACCTATGGAAGAGGTAGTTTGGCTGAGCTGTAAGAACAAATTGATAGAAACACTGTTTTCTCGTTCATTCTTCTTATCGCGTTCAAAGTTTCTCGTTTTCGTATCTACGAATTCTTATTTAGCATATTTAGTCATTAAGAACGTTTACCTGAGATCGAGGACCGTTGAAAGTATCGTAATGCAATCGCGTAACACGAAATCGAtgtgttttatttatatacaatatttacaaaGGCATACTGTTATCGAGTAGCTAATAAATATCTTCGTACGCTTAAACGTGTACAATGTTGCATAAGCATGGCTTTAGTCTTTTTGATTTTCATGTGTTGCGACAGAACGTAGCCTATTCGGAGTGTGTCAAGTGTCAAGTCCGTGACTATGCTCCTTTCCTTGTAATTACAACACTGTTTCCTTTCTTCGCCGATCTTTAGATGCAGCTTTCTTGGATCACGGCGCTTCTGATTGCCGTTTCCGAATATCGATGTGGCCTCTGAAGACTATAAAATGTCTGCAAACAGagttattcctttttttaacgGAATGTTTTTCATGGCAACGTTCGCTAGATTTATAGAACGAGCTTTCCTAATCGAAAGACACGATTATTCGCGTTATTACGCTTCATCCTTTAAAAAACGACGAAGCAGAAATGAAGTTACTTACGTTCGGCGATGCTCGAGGATAATCTGAGTCTTCTATAACATCGTGGGATATTTCTCGGCCTTCTAGCTGTCGTGGCCTCCGCGGTAAGGAACCGTAATGTAGAAGCTTCCTATctggaaaaatttcatcgtAGCATTCTATACACTATGGTGCAATTCGGTTTATCGAAAGTCTGTCATCGGTATAATTGGATgtgccttcttttttcttttgacAAGTCCTCTTTAAACTCGAAAAGCGGCGTATTCCGTGCAGCGATCATTTACGAGAGATAAATTGACGAGATCGAAGGGAAAGACGTTTCATAAGATAACCACGTCGTATCGATTGTTTGTGCGGATTTTTCCTACAGCGGTATTCACGAAAACAAATATTCGATTTCTGAATCGATGCATCTACGTCGAATAGGTCGACGTAACGTACGCATTTTCCACGAGCAATTTTCTTGAAAGTATCGTTAACCATGGTCGTCGTTTAGGGCGAGACTCGATATATTTGCGATTTTTCGCTTAAACGGAGCACTTTCATCAGTCTGAGTAGAAATTTACCAGATGAGATGGTGGGTTATTTTTCGCCGATCTCATCGAATGTGAATAAAGATAGAATATGTTTTTCCGTCCGAATTCACTTGTAGATTTCGCGCGGTAGAGAAACTAAtcttgtgtgtgtgtgtgtgtgtgtgacaGAATGTTCAAGTGTATTCTAAATTTCAACTTATGCGAAACAGAAGCGTATAGaaagcgtataacgtaactcACCTGTGAAATGATTGGTCAAGGCTGTAGTTGGTATGAGATCAGGATTCCCATCTTCCTCTTCGCCTTTGGTAGCAAAAGTCGCGATACTCGGTTGTTGGGGTGGTTTTGGCTTTGCCGGAGTGGCCGCGTGTTTCCTCCAAAGCGCCATTAATACTCCGGTCACGATTAGACCCAAACCGGTTGCGGTACCCCCTAGGCCAATCAGGATCGGTGACATATCCACCGAAGATGTCGATTCGCCTGTAAATCAAATCACCCTCAATCCTATAACGTATCTACGTAGCTGAATTACTTTTATCCTTCCTCTTGTtctctttttcaaatttcatacgtacatttttatattcattatgCACAGTTGGATGAAAATTTCATCAACGACGTAAGTACGTGTTTATTAATTTTGGAATAATCCTATATTACGTTTCTTTCGTAAAAGCTGAATTAATTCTTAATTACTTATATCGATCGATTCTTAATTACACTATTTGCAATGATAAATGATCATTGGAAATACATTACTGGAAACAAATTGTAAgtcaatataaaatttaaagagTAATTTTATTTGGTGGGTGTACATCGAAACTATGTACGTGTATGCAATtgtgtaattaattaaatgttcGTTTCGACGAATTAATGgatgtaaataaaagaattggcgaatattttatttacggTCTTTACTCGTGATATGGCACTTTTGACCGAGCTAACGGAATAGCGAAGCGGAAACAACGAATGTATTACCAAACGATACGCGAAAAGGGCGAAATAGAACTGTGTCCAATTTTCATTCGACTACTATTctgaattttattcttctttccttcgctTTCGCCCTCTTTctcatatatatgtatgcacgtatatctttcctttttttacgAAGACTGCGTTACATCCATTGAATATTaggatttattaaatttgaaaaatgccGATCGTAACTAATGGAAAGTTTTGTAAAAGCTTCGTAAAAGTTTTGTAAAGCTTGGTAAACAAGCGAACTTTGTACACGTTAATTAACAAATGGAAAGGGAAGTAAATGGACACATCGTGATTGGTGGGATGCGTAGCAATAGTGAGAAAGACCTGTTCATCTCTGAACGAGAGATAAGTTTTGGCCAGTCGTTTGGCTTATAAAACAGATACCGATAGCTGTGTTCCTATCTTTTTGTACATATAACCTGTTCAATTCGCGTTAGAGGTACTTACGCACCGGTGAACTTGGCCACTCCTTTTAGAGCTTCTCCTTCCATGATCACCGGATCACTGGAGCCCTTCATATTGACCGCGTAAAGAGCGACCGTCGTTGGCTTGTGAAGTTCCAACTCCCAGTAAGGATTTGGCGATTCCAGTCGTTGCTTGTCCACAATCGCGACAAATTTTTGCGGCAAACCACCGTCGTATCCTTCCACGCAAGATATTCTGATCCGTGAACCGGTCTGATTGTACGCCGTGCAGTTTTGCAACGGGTACGGTCTGCCTGCGGGCGAGACATCATTTCCGATTATACGACGTACAATTTATACATAAAGGCTACTATACGTATCGAGACGAACGATCGCGCGTAACTTAACGTTTCGAATGAAATCACGAGTATTTACGATGAATACGATTATAGCAACAAGACGAGTTACCGCGGGGACGTATAAATATACAGCGGGATATATAAATGTCTTTTATTTGAAAAGAACGAGCACGCGTGTTGACAGAGGATTGTTTATTGCAAACAGCAAAATTTTGCTCGACACGGCCCGGTGCGGTGCGGTACGACGATGGAAAGGGAAAAACAGTGGCATAGTCGCGTTGCGGTTCGCGCAACTTCATTTTATTTCGCAACGAGAATAGGAACGCGATGCTTCATCGTTTCACGACCAATGAAATTATGTCGCACGATCGTCATTATCGGCGATGGTGTTGCATTAACGAGATCACTTGTATGCAAATAGGAGTTTGAAAAAGCTTGCGCAGGCGTCGGACAGTTCGGTCGTTGTagttcattttttatttctccgTATAACGCGCAACGAAAATAATCCTTTGCAGCAGCGTAAATTAGTGGAGCCACGATAAAACAGATTTGCTGCGTTTTTGAAACCCTTACCTTTTCCGACCGTACTTTTATTTCTACgcgttttcattttcattttctagcTTTGTACGCAccttgtaaattatttaagaGCATATTTCTAACGCGCGTTATGCTTTGTTTGGTCGAGAGCGAGCATTCGCAAATTGTTTCGATGATTTACCTCGAAAATCGTTATCtttcgtataacgttatattatatgtatctaATATACATAATGTACGTACAATGTATTGTACGTTTACTCGTACTCGTATCAGAATCTTAATTGTCGCCGTTTGCTTCCGTTTCTCGACAAACGTAACAACTTAGTCAGGGGAAGAAAATGCTCGACGCTCGAACGCGACTAGGCTGGCGTTTCCACTTACCGCCTTGCATTATCGTTACAATTAACGATTTAATTACTCTCGGCCGGCGAGGTGGACCCAGCGAGCCGTGCTGTTTCACACGGGGCGTATACTGGTTGCCGTATGATAAAAGATTACCCGATAATTACTAACGTAAGAAATACGTTGCTCCTCCACCGAAAATAAATTATGTGTCCAATTATCGCAAGCAGTGCACGTTAAAGTTGAGTTAAAATTGAATCGCCGGAGAACTATTGACCGAGTTTAGCAGACCTCTCTATCGATCTTTCTACAGGTGCGATACGGACTAAATTAATTTCGCGAACTCGGCTAAGTTCGGCAGTAATTTTACCTGCTTTTCCATCGTTCCGATCGGTTTTCGATCAGTATGTTTTTCATCGACTGTAATTCGAATGTCAGTGCATTGCGCACTCACCGTAAACGAGTATATTCTAGCGGAGACTGCGTATAAAATTTCCAGCAAAACGCTTTC
This region includes:
- the LOC126871742 gene encoding aprataxin and PNK-like factor isoform X1 → MKKLQILRVDNDVVQKMDLQIGNNIIGRNVETGCDDDRIIKYAAIINLTSDNEMTITPYQVAPCYMKSIESSRWQLLKLGVTVPVKPGDVCTLVPDKCWFKIISVPDKMENNEDYTLKRKVNEDVDSNTVRDKRLCSGEGDNSRSSCNALHKILNNDHDENKINVEESVINEDNLMYNNNESKTQDANSTLICDHHNIDQSSAIERSAYKVQNMNKENSESYVHEKTLSLKENSDLPSISEDNEKVMVKVIQSPVSKNVHRSKISANATGNVFRRDKCKYGEECYRKNSQHRDKFCHPEDSDYDIPDDREECPYGTRCYRKNPQHKMKFKHIGTNIANNKRKKQNSKRTQIQKSLDAISGMEDSSVEESAEESIDESEYEPSSNDESSDDDEMYSDKN
- the LOC126871742 gene encoding aprataxin and PNK-like factor isoform X2 — encoded protein: MKKLQILRVDNDVVQKMDLQIGNNIIGRNVETGCDDDRIIKYAAIINLTSDNEMTITPVAPCYMKSIESSRWQLLKLGVTVPVKPGDVCTLVPDKCWFKIISVPDKMENNEDYTLKRKVNEDVDSNTVRDKRLCSGEGDNSRSSCNALHKILNNDHDENKINVEESVINEDNLMYNNNESKTQDANSTLICDHHNIDQSSAIERSAYKVQNMNKENSESYVHEKTLSLKENSDLPSISEDNEKVMVKVIQSPVSKNVHRSKISANATGNVFRRDKCKYGEECYRKNSQHRDKFCHPEDSDYDIPDDREECPYGTRCYRKNPQHKMKFKHIGTNIANNKRKKQNSKRTQIQKSLDAISGMEDSSVEESAEESIDESEYEPSSNDESSDDDEMYSDKN
- the LOC126871742 gene encoding aprataxin and PNK-like factor isoform X5, with translation MKKLQILRVDNDVVQKMDLQIGNNIIGRNVETGCDDDRIIKYAAIINLTSDNEMTITPVNEDVDSNTVRDKRLCSGEGDNSRSSCNALHKILNNDHDENKINVEESVINEDNLMYNNNESKTQDANSTLICDHHNIDQSSAIERSAYKVQNMNKENSESYVHEKTLSLKENSDLPSISEDNEKVMVKVIQSPVSKNVHRSKISANATGNVFRRDKCKYGEECYRKNSQHRDKFCHPEDSDYDIPDDREECPYGTRCYRKNPQHKMKFKHIGTNIANNKRKKQNSKRTQIQKSLDAISGMEDSSVEESAEESIDESEYEPSSNDESSDDDEMYSDKN
- the LOC126871742 gene encoding aprataxin and PNK-like factor isoform X3 — translated: MRMLTLTNYLICDDDRIIKYAAIINLTSDNEMTITPYQVAPCYMKSIESSRWQLLKLGVTVPVKPGDVCTLVPDKCWFKIISVPDKMENNEDYTLKRKVNEDVDSNTVRDKRLCSGEGDNSRSSCNALHKILNNDHDENKINVEESVINEDNLMYNNNESKTQDANSTLICDHHNIDQSSAIERSAYKVQNMNKENSESYVHEKTLSLKENSDLPSISEDNEKVMVKVIQSPVSKNVHRSKISANATGNVFRRDKCKYGEECYRKNSQHRDKFCHPEDSDYDIPDDREECPYGTRCYRKNPQHKMKFKHIGTNIANNKRKKQNSKRTQIQKSLDAISGMEDSSVEESAEESIDESEYEPSSNDESSDDDEMYSDKN
- the LOC126871742 gene encoding aprataxin and PNK-like factor isoform X4, whose amino-acid sequence is MRMLTLTNYLICDDDRIIKYAAIINLTSDNEMTITPVAPCYMKSIESSRWQLLKLGVTVPVKPGDVCTLVPDKCWFKIISVPDKMENNEDYTLKRKVNEDVDSNTVRDKRLCSGEGDNSRSSCNALHKILNNDHDENKINVEESVINEDNLMYNNNESKTQDANSTLICDHHNIDQSSAIERSAYKVQNMNKENSESYVHEKTLSLKENSDLPSISEDNEKVMVKVIQSPVSKNVHRSKISANATGNVFRRDKCKYGEECYRKNSQHRDKFCHPEDSDYDIPDDREECPYGTRCYRKNPQHKMKFKHIGTNIANNKRKKQNSKRTQIQKSLDAISGMEDSSVEESAEESIDESEYEPSSNDESSDDDEMYSDKN
- the LOC126871742 gene encoding aprataxin and PNK-like factor isoform X6; this encodes MKSIESSRWQLLKLGVTVPVKPGDVCTLVPDKCWFKIISVPDKMENNEDYTLKRKVNEDVDSNTVRDKRLCSGEGDNSRSSCNALHKILNNDHDENKINVEESVINEDNLMYNNNESKTQDANSTLICDHHNIDQSSAIERSAYKVQNMNKENSESYVHEKTLSLKENSDLPSISEDNEKVMVKVIQSPVSKNVHRSKISANATGNVFRRDKCKYGEECYRKNSQHRDKFCHPEDSDYDIPDDREECPYGTRCYRKNPQHKMKFKHIGTNIANNKRKKQNSKRTQIQKSLDAISGMEDSSVEESAEESIDESEYEPSSNDESSDDDEMYSDKN
- the LOC126871752 gene encoding translin-associated protein X isoform X1, translating into MSQIKDEEGGENHGHCCTKKINIDYKRKEIMDITDQSIEILQQFRAYATELDSKHDRFERIVKFGRDITIESKRIIFLLHTIDKKGKQESVLLEADKRLQKVARSLFKSIAHELEGQDPYLYLKAYRNGLEEYIEAVTFYQYLKCDNMKSWLEIEKTLTYKIPEISNVKTIQVLVSPYEYILGIADLTGELMRLCINNLATGDRASCYQTCNFVRDMYTCFLGCTNASNRLVNRKLCTLEQNLHKIENVCYTVKIRGSEIPKHILVDLVNEEYADSDESYHAY
- the LOC126871752 gene encoding translin-associated protein X isoform X2, whose product is MDITDQSIEILQQFRAYATELDSKHDRFERIVKFGRDITIESKRIIFLLHTIDKKGKQESVLLEADKRLQKVARSLFKSIAHELEGQDPYLYLKAYRNGLEEYIEAVTFYQYLKCDNMKSWLEIEKTLTYKIPEISNVKTIQVLVSPYEYILGIADLTGELMRLCINNLATGDRASCYQTCNFVRDMYTCFLGCTNASNRLVNRKLCTLEQNLHKIENVCYTVKIRGSEIPKHILVDLVNEEYADSDESYHAY